A region from the Nymphalis io chromosome 9, ilAglIoxx1.1, whole genome shotgun sequence genome encodes:
- the LOC126770709 gene encoding lethal(2) giant larvae protein isoform X4, whose amino-acid sequence MAGRMLKFIRGKGQQPSAERQKLQNELFAFRKTVQHGFPHRASALAWDPLLRLAALGTASGALKVYGRPGVELYGQHANLDSPVTQIHFIPGTGRLISLCDDNSLHLWEINEKSLVELKSHAFEGKNKKISSICVESSGKNLLLGTEGGNIYTIDCNAFTLNEDVIYQDVVMQNCPEDFKVNPGAVESVCEHPKVPSRILIGYNRGLVVLWDRVAAAPTHTFVSNQQLESLCWNDEGEHFTSSHNDGSYVTWEVAGAASDRPLKEPVTPYGPYPCKAINKILTRTSVDGDEITIYAGGMPRSSYSDKYTVTVQQGEKHVAFDFTSRVIDFFTTTPVPPDGVPLQETRPDTPAQIQVQTVNQVAACLVVLAEEELVVLDLCDARWRPLRLPYLVSVHASAVTTAHLVDNVADGVYDNIVAAGQQQTENVYSEGPWPISGGIVEAGESSERQVLLTGHEDGSVRFWDVSGVVMTPLYKYTTAPLFSGEEIGENNDSQNDEEEWPPFRRVGTFDPYSDDPRLAVKRVLLCPLSGMLTIGGAAGQIVIASLKTSPSTAEVKSIPVNIVSDRDGFVWKGHDQLTLRSGSLTFPAGYQASAVGQLSPPAAVTALGAQWEWGVLCAGTAHGLALLDALRVVPLTHKCTLNPHDHSGAGDTPISRRKSFKKSLRESFRRLRKGRSQRRQTTTSASPTSPAQPTAKKSVEKISEVDADVKPIERAVEARSTDDAFGSMVRCLYFARTFLINTQSSTPTLWAGTNNGTVYAFTINVPNTNKRKEEPVTCQLAKEIQLKHRAPVIGITVLDGAAVPLPDPLEVERGVAALPEGGAHRVVITSEEQFKVFTLPALKPHNKYKLTAHEGARVRRTAFAWFSCTGSGGERHREWCLLCLTNLGDCLVLSPDLRRQLNAAAVRKEDINGISSLCFSKRGEALYLHSSSELQRITLSATKVTIAQCHVLLSPWAAALRGPPEETPLTNGEHKEEPAVEAHDVTAASADITVDSVRDHAAEAGELNINLQNSQVNTTSMVVKTTTRTMVNENNTDGGVSATTTTTTTNNSTNENIEPRHARASRVAEKSVRWYS is encoded by the exons ACAGTCCAACACGGCTTTCCTCACAGAGCGTCAGCTCTCGCATGGGACCCTTTACTAAGACTCGCTGCCCTGGGAACCGCTTCCGGTGCCCTCAAAGTATACGGGCGTCCAGGCGTCGAATTATACGGTCAGCACGCGAACCTAGACTCACCTGTCacacaaatacattttatacccG GTACAGGGCGGTTAATATCACTATGCGACGATAACAGCCTACATTTATGGGAGATAAACGAGAAATCTCTCGTAGAACTTAAGTCACACGCCTTcgaaggtaaaaataaaaagatatcgTCGATATGCGTGGAGTCATCCGGCAAGAACCTACTACTCGGCACAGAAGGAGGCAACATCTACACAATCGACTGCAACGCTTTCACACTAAACGAAGATGTTATTTATCAAGATGTTGTTATGCAAAA ttgtcCCGAAGACTTCAAAGTGAATCCTGGAGCAGTAGAATCGGTCTGCGAACATCCTAAAGTACCGAGCCGTATCCTGATCGGTTACAATCGTGGTTTGGTGGTACTCTGGGACAGAGTTGCGGCGGCTCCAACACACACTTTCGTCTCCAACCAGCAATTAGAAAGCTTATGTTGGAACGACGAAG GCGAACACTTTACGTCATCTCACAACGATGGGTCGTACGTGACGTGGGAGGTGGCGGGCGCGGCGAGTGACAGGCCGCTCAAAGAACCAGTCACGCCCTACGGACCGTACCCATGCAAGGCTATCAATAAGATCCTCACGAGGACCAGTGTGGACGGAGACGAGATCACAATATACGCAG gAGGCATGCCCAGATCGTCATACTCTGACAAGTACACGGTAACAGTACAACAGGGCGAGAAACATGTCGCCTTCGATTTCACAAGCCGA GTGATCGACTTCTTCACAACTACACCCGTACCGCCCGACGGCGTGCCTCTCCAAGAGACAAGACCGGACACGCCCGCTCAGATACAAGTGCAGACAGTCAACCAAGTCGCTGCCTGTTTG GTGGTGCTGGCGGAGGAGGAGCTGGTGGTGCTGGACCTGTGCGACGCGCGCTGGCGGCCGCTGCGCCTGCCCTACCTCGTGTCCGTGCACGCGTCCGCCGTCACCACCGCGCACCTCGTCGACAACGTGGCCGACGGCGTCTACGACAACATCGTGGCGGCCG GTCAACAGCAAACGGAAAACGTGTACTCCGAAGGTCCGTGGCCGATATCCGGCGGCATCGTGGAGGCGGGCGAGAGCTCGGAGCGCCAGGTGCTGCTGACGGGCCACGAGGACGGCTCCGTGCGCTTCTGGGACGTGAGCGGGGTCGTCATGACGCCGCTCTACAAGTACACCACGGCGCCGCTGTTCAG CGGTGAAGAGATAGGAGAGAACAACGACAGTCAGAACGATGAAGAGGAATGGCCCCCGTTCCGAAGAGTTGGTACTTTTGATCCATACAGTGACGATCCACGACTTGCTGTTAAACGA GTATTACTTTGTCCGCTGTCCGGCATGCTGACGATCGGGGGTGCAGCCGGTCAGATCGTCATCGCTAGCTTAAAAACATCACCTAGCACGGCAGAGGTTAAG tcGATCCCCGTTAATATAGTGTCGGATCGCGACGGATTCGTGTGGAAGGGACACGACCAGCTGACATTACGCTCCGGGTCGCTCACTTTCCCAGCCGGCTATCAG GCCAGCGCCGTGGGGCAGCTGTCTCCGCCGGCCGCCGTGACGGCGCTGGGCGCGCAGTGGGAGTGGGGCGTGCTGTGCGCGGGCACGGCGCACGGCCTGGCGCTGCTCGACGCGCTGCGCGTCGTGCCGCTCACGCACAAGTGCACGCTCAACCCGCACG ATCACTCGGGCGCCGGGGACACGCCAATTTCGAGACGAAAATCTTTCAAGAAATCCCTGAGAGAGTCATTCAGACGTTTGCGGAAGGGTCGTTCGCAGAGACGTCAAACTACGACTTCCGCTAGTCCTACTTCGCCGGCACAg CCCACCGCTAAGAAATCAGTCGAGAAGATCAGCGAAGTGGACGCGGACGTGAAGCCCATAGAGCGCGCGGTGGAGGCGCGCTCGACGGACGACGCCTTCGGCTCGATGGTTCGCTGTCTGTACTTCGCGCGCACTTTCCTAATCAACA CACAAAGCTCGACACCAACTCTATGGGCGGGTACGAACAACGGAACCGTATACGCATTTACGATAAACGTTCCCAACACGAACAAACGAAAAGAAGAACCG GTGACCTGTCAACTTGCAAAAGAAATTCAATTAAAGCACAGAGCACCAGTCATCGGCATCACAGTATTAGACGGAGCCGCTGTACCTCTGCCTGATCCATTAGAG GTGGAGCGCGGCGTGGCGGCGCTGCCGGAGGGCGGCGCGCACCGCGTCGTCATCACGTCGGAGGAGCAGTTCAAGGTGTTCACGCTGCCGGCGCTCAAGCCGCACAACAAGTACAAGCTCACCGCGCACGAGGGCGCTCGG GTGCGTCGCACGGCGTTCGCGTGGTTCTCGTGCACGGGCAGCGGCGGGGAGCGGCACCGCGAGTGGTGCCTGCTGTGCCTCACCAACCTGGGCGACTGCCTCGTGCTGTCGCCAGACCTGCGCCGACAGCTCAACGCGGCCGCCGTGCGCAAAGAGGACATCAA TGGCATTTCCAGTCTTTGCTTCTCAAAACGAGGCGAGGCTCTGTATCTTCACTCGTCATCAGAACTTCAAAGGATTACGCTCTCTGCTACTAAG GTTACGATAGCGCAATGTCACGTTTTACTATCACCGTGGGCTGCGGCTCTACGCGGCCCGCCTGAAGAAACCCCTTTGACCAATGGAGAACATAAA GAGGAGCCGGCGGTGGAGGCGCACGACGTGACGGCGGCGTCGGCCGACATCACCGTGGACTCCGTGCGCGACCACGCCGCCGAGGCCGGCGAGCTCAACATCAACCTGCAG AATTCACAAGTGAACACGACCTCCATGGTCGTGAAGACGACGACGAGGACGATGGTAAATGAGAACAACACGGACGGCGGCGTCAGcgccaccaccaccaccacgacCACCAACAACTCCACTAACGAAAACA TAGAGCCTAGACACGCGCGGGCGTCACGCGTGGCGGAGAAGAGCGTGCGCTGGTACTCATGA
- the LOC126770709 gene encoding lethal(2) giant larvae protein isoform X5, with amino-acid sequence MAGRMLKFIRGKGQQPSAERQKLQNELFAFRKTVQHGFPHRASALAWDPLLRLAALGTASGALKVYGRPGVELYGQHANLDSPVTQIHFIPGTGRLISLCDDNSLHLWEINEKSLVELKSHAFEGKNKKISSICVESSGKNLLLGTEGGNIYTIDCNAFTLNEDVIYQDVVMQNCPEDFKVNPGAVESVCEHPKVPSRILIGYNRGLVVLWDRVAAAPTHTFVSNQQLESLCWNDEGEHFTSSHNDGSYVTWEVAGAASDRPLKEPVTPYGPYPCKAINKILTRTSVDGDEITIYAGGMPRSSYSDKYTVTVQQGEKHVAFDFTSRVIDFFTTTPVPPDGVPLQETRPDTPAQIQVQTVNQVAACLVVLAEEELVVLDLCDARWRPLRLPYLVSVHASAVTTAHLVDNVADGVYDNIVAAGQQQTENVYSEGPWPISGGIVEAGESSERQVLLTGHEDGSVRFWDVSGVVMTPLYKYTTAPLFSGEEIGENNDSQNDEEEWPPFRRVGTFDPYSDDPRLAVKRVLLCPLSGMLTIGGAAGQIVIASLKTSPSTAEVKSIPVNIVSDRDGFVWKGHDQLTLRSGSLTFPAGYQASAVGQLSPPAAVTALGAQWEWGVLCAGTAHGLALLDALRVVPLTHKCTLNPHDHSGAGDTPISRRKSFKKSLRESFRRLRKGRSQRRQTTTSASPTSPAQPTAKKSVEKISEVDADVKPIERAVEARSTDDAFGSMVRCLYFARTFLINTQSSTPTLWAGTNNGTVYAFTINVPNTNKRKEEPVTCQLAKEIQLKHRAPVIGITVLDGAAVPLPDPLEVERGVAALPEGGAHRVVITSEEQFKVFTLPALKPHNKYKLTAHEGARVRRTAFAWFSCTGSGGERHREWCLLCLTNLGDCLVLSPDLRRQLNAAAVRKEDINGISSLCFSKRGEALYLHSSSELQRITLSATKVTIAQCHVLLSPWAAALRGPPEETPLTNGEHKEEPAVEAHDVTAASADITVDSVRDHAAEAGELNINLQNSQVNTTSMVVKTTTRTMVNENNTDGGVSATTTTTTTNNSTNENKPRHARASRVAEKSVRWYS; translated from the exons ACAGTCCAACACGGCTTTCCTCACAGAGCGTCAGCTCTCGCATGGGACCCTTTACTAAGACTCGCTGCCCTGGGAACCGCTTCCGGTGCCCTCAAAGTATACGGGCGTCCAGGCGTCGAATTATACGGTCAGCACGCGAACCTAGACTCACCTGTCacacaaatacattttatacccG GTACAGGGCGGTTAATATCACTATGCGACGATAACAGCCTACATTTATGGGAGATAAACGAGAAATCTCTCGTAGAACTTAAGTCACACGCCTTcgaaggtaaaaataaaaagatatcgTCGATATGCGTGGAGTCATCCGGCAAGAACCTACTACTCGGCACAGAAGGAGGCAACATCTACACAATCGACTGCAACGCTTTCACACTAAACGAAGATGTTATTTATCAAGATGTTGTTATGCAAAA ttgtcCCGAAGACTTCAAAGTGAATCCTGGAGCAGTAGAATCGGTCTGCGAACATCCTAAAGTACCGAGCCGTATCCTGATCGGTTACAATCGTGGTTTGGTGGTACTCTGGGACAGAGTTGCGGCGGCTCCAACACACACTTTCGTCTCCAACCAGCAATTAGAAAGCTTATGTTGGAACGACGAAG GCGAACACTTTACGTCATCTCACAACGATGGGTCGTACGTGACGTGGGAGGTGGCGGGCGCGGCGAGTGACAGGCCGCTCAAAGAACCAGTCACGCCCTACGGACCGTACCCATGCAAGGCTATCAATAAGATCCTCACGAGGACCAGTGTGGACGGAGACGAGATCACAATATACGCAG gAGGCATGCCCAGATCGTCATACTCTGACAAGTACACGGTAACAGTACAACAGGGCGAGAAACATGTCGCCTTCGATTTCACAAGCCGA GTGATCGACTTCTTCACAACTACACCCGTACCGCCCGACGGCGTGCCTCTCCAAGAGACAAGACCGGACACGCCCGCTCAGATACAAGTGCAGACAGTCAACCAAGTCGCTGCCTGTTTG GTGGTGCTGGCGGAGGAGGAGCTGGTGGTGCTGGACCTGTGCGACGCGCGCTGGCGGCCGCTGCGCCTGCCCTACCTCGTGTCCGTGCACGCGTCCGCCGTCACCACCGCGCACCTCGTCGACAACGTGGCCGACGGCGTCTACGACAACATCGTGGCGGCCG GTCAACAGCAAACGGAAAACGTGTACTCCGAAGGTCCGTGGCCGATATCCGGCGGCATCGTGGAGGCGGGCGAGAGCTCGGAGCGCCAGGTGCTGCTGACGGGCCACGAGGACGGCTCCGTGCGCTTCTGGGACGTGAGCGGGGTCGTCATGACGCCGCTCTACAAGTACACCACGGCGCCGCTGTTCAG CGGTGAAGAGATAGGAGAGAACAACGACAGTCAGAACGATGAAGAGGAATGGCCCCCGTTCCGAAGAGTTGGTACTTTTGATCCATACAGTGACGATCCACGACTTGCTGTTAAACGA GTATTACTTTGTCCGCTGTCCGGCATGCTGACGATCGGGGGTGCAGCCGGTCAGATCGTCATCGCTAGCTTAAAAACATCACCTAGCACGGCAGAGGTTAAG tcGATCCCCGTTAATATAGTGTCGGATCGCGACGGATTCGTGTGGAAGGGACACGACCAGCTGACATTACGCTCCGGGTCGCTCACTTTCCCAGCCGGCTATCAG GCCAGCGCCGTGGGGCAGCTGTCTCCGCCGGCCGCCGTGACGGCGCTGGGCGCGCAGTGGGAGTGGGGCGTGCTGTGCGCGGGCACGGCGCACGGCCTGGCGCTGCTCGACGCGCTGCGCGTCGTGCCGCTCACGCACAAGTGCACGCTCAACCCGCACG ATCACTCGGGCGCCGGGGACACGCCAATTTCGAGACGAAAATCTTTCAAGAAATCCCTGAGAGAGTCATTCAGACGTTTGCGGAAGGGTCGTTCGCAGAGACGTCAAACTACGACTTCCGCTAGTCCTACTTCGCCGGCACAg CCCACCGCTAAGAAATCAGTCGAGAAGATCAGCGAAGTGGACGCGGACGTGAAGCCCATAGAGCGCGCGGTGGAGGCGCGCTCGACGGACGACGCCTTCGGCTCGATGGTTCGCTGTCTGTACTTCGCGCGCACTTTCCTAATCAACA CACAAAGCTCGACACCAACTCTATGGGCGGGTACGAACAACGGAACCGTATACGCATTTACGATAAACGTTCCCAACACGAACAAACGAAAAGAAGAACCG GTGACCTGTCAACTTGCAAAAGAAATTCAATTAAAGCACAGAGCACCAGTCATCGGCATCACAGTATTAGACGGAGCCGCTGTACCTCTGCCTGATCCATTAGAG GTGGAGCGCGGCGTGGCGGCGCTGCCGGAGGGCGGCGCGCACCGCGTCGTCATCACGTCGGAGGAGCAGTTCAAGGTGTTCACGCTGCCGGCGCTCAAGCCGCACAACAAGTACAAGCTCACCGCGCACGAGGGCGCTCGG GTGCGTCGCACGGCGTTCGCGTGGTTCTCGTGCACGGGCAGCGGCGGGGAGCGGCACCGCGAGTGGTGCCTGCTGTGCCTCACCAACCTGGGCGACTGCCTCGTGCTGTCGCCAGACCTGCGCCGACAGCTCAACGCGGCCGCCGTGCGCAAAGAGGACATCAA TGGCATTTCCAGTCTTTGCTTCTCAAAACGAGGCGAGGCTCTGTATCTTCACTCGTCATCAGAACTTCAAAGGATTACGCTCTCTGCTACTAAG GTTACGATAGCGCAATGTCACGTTTTACTATCACCGTGGGCTGCGGCTCTACGCGGCCCGCCTGAAGAAACCCCTTTGACCAATGGAGAACATAAA GAGGAGCCGGCGGTGGAGGCGCACGACGTGACGGCGGCGTCGGCCGACATCACCGTGGACTCCGTGCGCGACCACGCCGCCGAGGCCGGCGAGCTCAACATCAACCTGCAG AATTCACAAGTGAACACGACCTCCATGGTCGTGAAGACGACGACGAGGACGATGGTAAATGAGAACAACACGGACGGCGGCGTCAGcgccaccaccaccaccacgacCACCAACAACTCCACTAACGAAAACA AGCCTAGACACGCGCGGGCGTCACGCGTGGCGGAGAAGAGCGTGCGCTGGTACTCATGA
- the LOC126770709 gene encoding lethal(2) giant larvae protein isoform X6 gives MAGRMLKFIRGKGQQPSAERQKLQNELFAFRKTVQHGFPHRASALAWDPLLRLAALGTASGALKVYGRPGVELYGQHANLDSPVTQIHFIPGTGRLISLCDDNSLHLWEINEKSLVELKSHAFEGKNKKISSICVESSGKNLLLGTEGGNIYTIDCNAFTLNEDVIYQDVVMQNCPEDFKVNPGAVESVCEHPKVPSRILIGYNRGLVVLWDRVAAAPTHTFVSNQQLESLCWNDEGEHFTSSHNDGSYVTWEVAGAASDRPLKEPVTPYGPYPCKAINKILTRTSVDGDEITIYAGGMPRSSYSDKYTVTVQQGEKHVAFDFTSRVIDFFTTTPVPPDGVPLQETRPDTPAQIQVQTVNQVAACLVVLAEEELVVLDLCDARWRPLRLPYLVSVHASAVTTAHLVDNVADGVYDNIVAAGQQQTENVYSEGPWPISGGIVEAGESSERQVLLTGHEDGSVRFWDVSGVVMTPLYKYTTAPLFSGEEIGENNDSQNDEEEWPPFRRVGTFDPYSDDPRLAVKRVLLCPLSGMLTIGGAAGQIVIASLKTSPSTAEVKSIPVNIVSDRDGFVWKGHDQLTLRSGSLTFPAGYQASAVGQLSPPAAVTALGAQWEWGVLCAGTAHGLALLDALRVVPLTHKCTLNPHDHSGAGDTPISRRKSFKKSLRESFRRLRKGRSQRRQTTTSASPTSPAQPTAKKSVEKISEVDADVKPIERAVEARSTDDAFGSMVRCLYFARTFLINTQSSTPTLWAGTNNGTVYAFTINVPNTNKRKEEPVTCQLAKEIQLKHRAPVIGITVLDGAAVPLPDPLEVERGVAALPEGGAHRVVITSEEQFKVFTLPALKPHNKYKLTAHEGARVRRTAFAWFSCTGSGGERHREWCLLCLTNLGDCLVLSPDLRRQLNAAAVRKEDINGISSLCFSKRGEALYLHSSSELQRITLSATKVTIAQCHVLLSPWAAALRGPPEETPLTNGEHKEEPAVEAHDVTAASADITVDSVRDHAAEAGELNINLQNSQVNTTSMVVKTTTRTMVNENNTDGGVSATTTTTTTNNSTNENNGHRDGAGRHRPQADPGDV, from the exons ACAGTCCAACACGGCTTTCCTCACAGAGCGTCAGCTCTCGCATGGGACCCTTTACTAAGACTCGCTGCCCTGGGAACCGCTTCCGGTGCCCTCAAAGTATACGGGCGTCCAGGCGTCGAATTATACGGTCAGCACGCGAACCTAGACTCACCTGTCacacaaatacattttatacccG GTACAGGGCGGTTAATATCACTATGCGACGATAACAGCCTACATTTATGGGAGATAAACGAGAAATCTCTCGTAGAACTTAAGTCACACGCCTTcgaaggtaaaaataaaaagatatcgTCGATATGCGTGGAGTCATCCGGCAAGAACCTACTACTCGGCACAGAAGGAGGCAACATCTACACAATCGACTGCAACGCTTTCACACTAAACGAAGATGTTATTTATCAAGATGTTGTTATGCAAAA ttgtcCCGAAGACTTCAAAGTGAATCCTGGAGCAGTAGAATCGGTCTGCGAACATCCTAAAGTACCGAGCCGTATCCTGATCGGTTACAATCGTGGTTTGGTGGTACTCTGGGACAGAGTTGCGGCGGCTCCAACACACACTTTCGTCTCCAACCAGCAATTAGAAAGCTTATGTTGGAACGACGAAG GCGAACACTTTACGTCATCTCACAACGATGGGTCGTACGTGACGTGGGAGGTGGCGGGCGCGGCGAGTGACAGGCCGCTCAAAGAACCAGTCACGCCCTACGGACCGTACCCATGCAAGGCTATCAATAAGATCCTCACGAGGACCAGTGTGGACGGAGACGAGATCACAATATACGCAG gAGGCATGCCCAGATCGTCATACTCTGACAAGTACACGGTAACAGTACAACAGGGCGAGAAACATGTCGCCTTCGATTTCACAAGCCGA GTGATCGACTTCTTCACAACTACACCCGTACCGCCCGACGGCGTGCCTCTCCAAGAGACAAGACCGGACACGCCCGCTCAGATACAAGTGCAGACAGTCAACCAAGTCGCTGCCTGTTTG GTGGTGCTGGCGGAGGAGGAGCTGGTGGTGCTGGACCTGTGCGACGCGCGCTGGCGGCCGCTGCGCCTGCCCTACCTCGTGTCCGTGCACGCGTCCGCCGTCACCACCGCGCACCTCGTCGACAACGTGGCCGACGGCGTCTACGACAACATCGTGGCGGCCG GTCAACAGCAAACGGAAAACGTGTACTCCGAAGGTCCGTGGCCGATATCCGGCGGCATCGTGGAGGCGGGCGAGAGCTCGGAGCGCCAGGTGCTGCTGACGGGCCACGAGGACGGCTCCGTGCGCTTCTGGGACGTGAGCGGGGTCGTCATGACGCCGCTCTACAAGTACACCACGGCGCCGCTGTTCAG CGGTGAAGAGATAGGAGAGAACAACGACAGTCAGAACGATGAAGAGGAATGGCCCCCGTTCCGAAGAGTTGGTACTTTTGATCCATACAGTGACGATCCACGACTTGCTGTTAAACGA GTATTACTTTGTCCGCTGTCCGGCATGCTGACGATCGGGGGTGCAGCCGGTCAGATCGTCATCGCTAGCTTAAAAACATCACCTAGCACGGCAGAGGTTAAG tcGATCCCCGTTAATATAGTGTCGGATCGCGACGGATTCGTGTGGAAGGGACACGACCAGCTGACATTACGCTCCGGGTCGCTCACTTTCCCAGCCGGCTATCAG GCCAGCGCCGTGGGGCAGCTGTCTCCGCCGGCCGCCGTGACGGCGCTGGGCGCGCAGTGGGAGTGGGGCGTGCTGTGCGCGGGCACGGCGCACGGCCTGGCGCTGCTCGACGCGCTGCGCGTCGTGCCGCTCACGCACAAGTGCACGCTCAACCCGCACG ATCACTCGGGCGCCGGGGACACGCCAATTTCGAGACGAAAATCTTTCAAGAAATCCCTGAGAGAGTCATTCAGACGTTTGCGGAAGGGTCGTTCGCAGAGACGTCAAACTACGACTTCCGCTAGTCCTACTTCGCCGGCACAg CCCACCGCTAAGAAATCAGTCGAGAAGATCAGCGAAGTGGACGCGGACGTGAAGCCCATAGAGCGCGCGGTGGAGGCGCGCTCGACGGACGACGCCTTCGGCTCGATGGTTCGCTGTCTGTACTTCGCGCGCACTTTCCTAATCAACA CACAAAGCTCGACACCAACTCTATGGGCGGGTACGAACAACGGAACCGTATACGCATTTACGATAAACGTTCCCAACACGAACAAACGAAAAGAAGAACCG GTGACCTGTCAACTTGCAAAAGAAATTCAATTAAAGCACAGAGCACCAGTCATCGGCATCACAGTATTAGACGGAGCCGCTGTACCTCTGCCTGATCCATTAGAG GTGGAGCGCGGCGTGGCGGCGCTGCCGGAGGGCGGCGCGCACCGCGTCGTCATCACGTCGGAGGAGCAGTTCAAGGTGTTCACGCTGCCGGCGCTCAAGCCGCACAACAAGTACAAGCTCACCGCGCACGAGGGCGCTCGG GTGCGTCGCACGGCGTTCGCGTGGTTCTCGTGCACGGGCAGCGGCGGGGAGCGGCACCGCGAGTGGTGCCTGCTGTGCCTCACCAACCTGGGCGACTGCCTCGTGCTGTCGCCAGACCTGCGCCGACAGCTCAACGCGGCCGCCGTGCGCAAAGAGGACATCAA TGGCATTTCCAGTCTTTGCTTCTCAAAACGAGGCGAGGCTCTGTATCTTCACTCGTCATCAGAACTTCAAAGGATTACGCTCTCTGCTACTAAG GTTACGATAGCGCAATGTCACGTTTTACTATCACCGTGGGCTGCGGCTCTACGCGGCCCGCCTGAAGAAACCCCTTTGACCAATGGAGAACATAAA GAGGAGCCGGCGGTGGAGGCGCACGACGTGACGGCGGCGTCGGCCGACATCACCGTGGACTCCGTGCGCGACCACGCCGCCGAGGCCGGCGAGCTCAACATCAACCTGCAG AATTCACAAGTGAACACGACCTCCATGGTCGTGAAGACGACGACGAGGACGATGGTAAATGAGAACAACACGGACGGCGGCGTCAGcgccaccaccaccaccacgacCACCAACAACTCCACTAACGAAAACA ACGGGCACCGTGACGGTGCCGGCCGGCACCGACCCCAAGCTGATCCTGGAGATGTTTGA